Genomic DNA from Pigmentiphaga litoralis:
CCGCCACACTGGTCGTGACGGCAAGCCCCGACGCCATGACGGCATCGACACGCTCGGGCAGATCGCGCGGCGACCCCGCGGCAGCCTGCCGCATCAGTCGCGCCAGCAACGCGCGGGTGTAGGTCAGCAGGTCGAGGGCGCCGGCAAGCGCCTCGTCCTGGTCAGATGCGTCGGGCGCCTGTGACGCGTCGTTGCCCGCCCGGTCGCCCAACCGTGCGTCGCAAATGAAATCCAGCAACTCGAAGTACGCTTCAAGCCGATCCCGCGGCGCGGCGTCGGCGTCTTCCAGCGGCCTTAAGGTTGTCAACCACAACGATCGGTCGAACGCCGTCCGGATCGAAGGGAATCCTTGCAATGGTGCATCCATGTCGCCCGCCTGTTCGTATCGGAATTCGAATTCTGGCGATGCGCGATTAAGAATGAATTAAGAAAGAGCGCCGGCCACGAAAGGTTCGCCGACCGCAGGAAAGGCCACCGACACGCACCACCCCTTGCCGTCGATCCCCTTGCCGCAGGTCAGGCGCGCGCCATGCATGCGTGCGATCCGCGCAACCAGGGAAAGACCGATGCCGCTGCCACTTTCCTTCGACCCCGATACCCGATAGAAGCGTTCGAACACCCGCTCGCAATCTGCGTCGGGAATGCCCGGACCATCATCGCGTACCGTCAGCACCGCGTCGCCCTCGCCGCCCGGATGGCAGACGATCTCGACCCGTGCGCCGGCCGGCGCGTGGCGCAGCGCGTTGTCGATCAGGTTGCGGATCAGCACGCCCACGGCGTCCACGTTGGCCAGCACCACGGTCGGTTCGATCTCAAGCCGGATGTGCTGTCCCTTGGCATGCGCACGCGCATCAAACTCCCGCACTTCCAGCGATACCAAGGACGCCAGATCGACGCGATCTGTCAGCATGCAGTCGTGCGCATCCAGCTGCGCCTGGTCCAGCAATTGTTCGGCCAGACGCGTCGCGCGCCGGGTGCCTGCCAGCACCTGCACCAGCGCTTCGTCCCGGTGCGCGGCGTCGGTCGCGCGCAGTGCCTGCTGGGCCTGCGTCGTCAACGCGGCCAGGGGCGTGCGCAGTTCGTGCGCGGCGTCCGACAGGAACTGGCGTTCGCGCACCAGGGCTTCGGACTGGCGAAGCTGCAAGTCATTCACCGCGTTGACGAAGGGGTGCACCTCCAGCGGAAATTCCCGCAGCGCCAGGGGCGTGAAGTCAAGGCGGTCACGATGCCGAAGCGCTTCGCCCGCTCGCTGCATGGGCCGGAACGAGCACACCACCGTCACCCACATCATCGACGCCAGACACACGAACATCACCATTGCGCCGCCCAGGCCCTTCAACACCGACGACACGATATCGGCCTTGATCTGTTCTTCGGCGCGCGCCATCTGGATCTGCACCCGCCCTTCCACATCGGACACGGCGTAGGCGCGCCAGGGTCCGCCCGCCGCGGTGCTGTCGTTGAACCCCTCAACGAAGCCGGGAACAAAAGGCTCCCTGGGCGAACTCGGCGTGCGCATCAACAGCCGGCCGGTGCGCAGGTCCCACATCTGGAAGTTGACGCGCTTGAGCTCGACCGGCGAGGGGGGCGGCGCAATGAAGGTTTCGGTCGACGACAAGTCCGCAAGATGTTTGGGGATCGACATCAGGGCCTGACGCGCGCTTTGGCTGAGCGCGCTATCGAGACGGCCGGTCACATCCCGCGTTTCGGTCCACGTGAGCAGGCTCATCCAGACCACCCAGAAGCCCGCCTGGACGATCAGCAGGACCACCAGCTGCCGGCTGCGCAGCGCTTTCATCGTCATGCGCCGGGCTCGCCAATGCGGTAGCCCACGCCATGCACGGTCTCGATCAGTTCGTCGCCCAGCTTGCGACGCAACTGGTGGATGTAGACGGCCACGGTATTGCTTTCGACCGAGCTGCGCTCGCCGTAGATCATCGATTCCAGATAGTCGCGCGACAGCGGCTTGCCCTGGCTTTGCATCAAGGCGGTCAAGGTGCGGTATTCGTGCACGCTGAGCGCGACCGGCACGCCCGCTTTGGACACGGCACGCTGGCCAGGGTTGACCTCGACGTCAAAGCGGCGCATCACAGCCGACACGGCCTGCGTGCTGCGGCGGATCAGCGCGCGCATGCGGGCCAGCAACTCGTCCAGTTCGAAAGGTTTGATGATGTAGTCGTCGGCGCCCGTATCCAGGCCGCGGATGCGGTCGCTGAGGCGGGCCTGGGCCGTGATGATCATGACCGGCGTGGTGTCATGCCGCGCGCGCAGCGCGCTGAGCACGCTCAATCCGGATTGGTCAGGCAGACCCAGATCCAGCAGCACGACGCTGTAGGCCTGATCGAGCAGCGCCAGCTTGCCGCTGAAGGCGTCGCGCTGCCAGGTGACGACCGCATCGGGCAGTTGGGACAACGCGCTCACGAGCGCCTGGCCCAGCATGGCGTCGTCTTCTATGAGCAGTATCTGCATCGGTCCACCTCAAGACAGGCGATGTTGGACCGTGCAGTTTAAGAAATTGTTAAGCGGGGCGGTCGGCGGCGGGTGAAATCTGCGTGGCCGGGCGGGCGTCGTCCGATCGGCCGCCGGTTGGCGTAGGTTCCCTGCCGTACGCCGGATCGCTGCCGCCCGTGGCCGCGGAACGGTCGGTGGCCCTGGCGGCCGCCTGGGTAACGGCAGCCGGCTGCGCATTGGGCGGCGTGCCCGCGGTGGCGTCCGCACCCGGGCCGTGCGCATCCGTCAGCGCTGAACGGCGACCCAACACCCCCGGGGTAGACAGCAGCCCTTCGTCCAGATTCGTGCCGAAGTGGCTCAGGGCCTTGTCAAAGGCGTCGTCCAGCGACGCTGCGTCGAACATGTGCAGCGGCACGGCATTGCCGACATAGGCGCTGTTGTTGGGATTGCCTTCGTAGGCCTGCGCCAGCCCGCTGTATTGGCCGCTTTCCGGGTGATGCTCAAGATTGATCATCACCTGGTAATCGAAGCCAGTGGCTGCGCGATAGGGAAAGGTCTTGCTGGTGCCTCGCATGGCGGTCTCCTGGCGAATGGTGCTCAGGACGAGCAGGATTCGTTCCCATGCCGGCCCGACGCACACGCCGCCACCGCCGGAAAAGAACAACGCCGGCAAAAGCGCCGGCGTTGTGGTTAGCAGTTGCCCTTCTTGGCCTGCCCCGGAGGACAGAACCCGCCGCCGCCGCCGCGCGGTGGATCCACGACCACGGCGCCCGATGGCGTGTACACGGCACAGGCCGACAGTACGGAAGACAGCACCGCAATGAGCATCAGGCTTTTCATTGTTATCCCCCTTACAGTTGATGGAGGCAACGATTCTAACCCTGCTCATCCGTGGTGCCGAATCCATCAGCGCGTGCGGGATCCGCCCTTGACAAACACGGCCTTGCCAGTGTCGTGCAGCACGGCGCGCTTTTCGTCTTCATTGAGCAGCACCGACGCGTCCAGCATGCGCTGGACCATGTCCTTGTAGGTGCCCGACGACGTGCCGATGTCGGACCCCCACATGATGCGGTCCGCGCCGAACATGTCGACGGCCAGGCGCAGGACCTTTTCAGCCGGAATGTCGGTTTCGCGAAGGATGTCCAGGTTGATCGACGTGAACTTGAACGAGATATTCTTTTCGGGCACCAGCAGCTCGAAGTTTTCGTCCAGGCCGTAGTTGTCGCCGTGATCCGATTCAGGTTCCAGCAGGTGATCCAGCACGATACGCACGTTCGGAAAGCGGCGGCCCAGCTCGATGATGGCCGGCGCCGACGGTCCGCCGCCACCATGCGCCAGCACTTCCAGGTCCATGACCAGGCCGAACGCTTCGGCCACTTCCCACGTTTTCAGGGCCTGCGGCGAATTGAGCCACGGCATGCTGCCGTCTTCCTTGCGGCCTCCGAACAGGCGCACGCCCGTCAGGCCGTGGTCGGTAATGTAGCGGCGCACCAGGTCGGGCGTGCCTTCGTCTTCGGCGTCCAGGATCACGACCGCCGAGAAGATGTCGGGGTATTTATCCGATGAATCCAGGATGTAGCTGTTATCGAAGCGGTAAATCATGCGTTTTTGCACGGCCACGGCGCCGTCCACGTTTTCTTCCTTCATCCACTCCAGCATCCGCAGCGCGTCGGGCACTTCGTTGATCGGATTCGGGCCGTGGTGGCCACCTGGCGTGCCAATGACGCCGGGCAGCCGTGGCGGCGCGCTGGCGGGACGGATCATCGGGTTGCGCGGGTAGGCCTTCTGGTCGTCAGCGACCAGATGAGCATGCGAATCGAACAACAAGGGACGGGCGGATTGGGTCATGGTCTTGTCTACTCTTCTTTCACCGAATGGTGAGTCATTGGCCAGCACGCTGGCACCTTCTGATGGGCGAAGCGGCCCATCAACGCATGATTCCTTAGGGCAAGGCCCGCCGGCTAGGCGACCTGGCGGCTGCCATCGCCCCGGCGCAGCAGGCGCACCTGTTCGACGATATGGGCGGCCGACTCCTGCATGATCGGCACGTAA
This window encodes:
- a CDS encoding ATP-binding protein; the protein is MTMKALRSRQLVVLLIVQAGFWVVWMSLLTWTETRDVTGRLDSALSQSARQALMSIPKHLADLSSTETFIAPPPSPVELKRVNFQMWDLRTGRLLMRTPSSPREPFVPGFVEGFNDSTAAGGPWRAYAVSDVEGRVQIQMARAEEQIKADIVSSVLKGLGGAMVMFVCLASMMWVTVVCSFRPMQRAGEALRHRDRLDFTPLALREFPLEVHPFVNAVNDLQLRQSEALVRERQFLSDAAHELRTPLAALTTQAQQALRATDAAHRDEALVQVLAGTRRATRLAEQLLDQAQLDAHDCMLTDRVDLASLVSLEVREFDARAHAKGQHIRLEIEPTVVLANVDAVGVLIRNLIDNALRHAPAGARVEIVCHPGGEGDAVLTVRDDGPGIPDADCERVFERFYRVSGSKESGSGIGLSLVARIARMHGARLTCGKGIDGKGWCVSVAFPAVGEPFVAGALS
- a CDS encoding response regulator transcription factor; the encoded protein is MQILLIEDDAMLGQALVSALSQLPDAVVTWQRDAFSGKLALLDQAYSVVLLDLGLPDQSGLSVLSALRARHDTTPVMIITAQARLSDRIRGLDTGADDYIIKPFELDELLARMRALIRRSTQAVSAVMRRFDVEVNPGQRAVSKAGVPVALSVHEYRTLTALMQSQGKPLSRDYLESMIYGERSSVESNTVAVYIHQLRRKLGDELIETVHGVGYRIGEPGA
- a CDS encoding amidohydrolase family protein — its product is MTQSARPLLFDSHAHLVADDQKAYPRNPMIRPASAPPRLPGVIGTPGGHHGPNPINEVPDALRMLEWMKEENVDGAVAVQKRMIYRFDNSYILDSSDKYPDIFSAVVILDAEDEGTPDLVRRYITDHGLTGVRLFGGRKEDGSMPWLNSPQALKTWEVAEAFGLVMDLEVLAHGGGGPSAPAIIELGRRFPNVRIVLDHLLEPESDHGDNYGLDENFELLVPEKNISFKFTSINLDILRETDIPAEKVLRLAVDMFGADRIMWGSDIGTSSGTYKDMVQRMLDASVLLNEDEKRAVLHDTGKAVFVKGGSRTR